A region of Carnobacterium gallinarum DSM 4847 DNA encodes the following proteins:
- a CDS encoding NAD(P)-dependent oxidoreductase yields the protein MTLQKIGFIGTGVMGASIVKHLLKAGYSVNVYNRTKSKTDELVGLGAVWQETPEAVTKASEIIFSIVGYPQDVEEIYYGETGIFKGATNEKILVDMTTSTPSLAKKLFATGAENGIEVLDAPVSGGDLGAKNGTLTIMVGGTEVAYQKVAPIFDVFSGKVKLQGAAGSGQHTKMANQIMIAGTMTGMTELLVYANAAGLDLESVLDTVGGGSAQNWSLTNYAPRILREDFTAGFFVKHFVKDLKIALDEAAKMEIQLPGTTLAKDLYEKLENQGQGNDGTQALIKLWWPDGNKPVKEE from the coding sequence ATGACCTTACAAAAAATTGGATTTATTGGAACAGGCGTAATGGGAGCTTCAATTGTAAAACATCTTTTAAAAGCAGGATATTCAGTAAATGTATATAACCGTACAAAAAGTAAAACAGATGAACTAGTTGGTTTGGGTGCAGTTTGGCAAGAAACGCCAGAAGCTGTGACGAAGGCAAGTGAGATTATATTTTCAATTGTTGGCTATCCTCAAGATGTAGAAGAAATTTATTATGGTGAAACAGGAATTTTTAAAGGAGCAACTAATGAAAAGATTTTAGTGGATATGACTACAAGTACGCCTTCTTTAGCAAAAAAATTATTTGCTACAGGAGCTGAAAATGGAATTGAAGTGTTGGATGCTCCAGTTTCTGGAGGAGATTTGGGAGCTAAAAATGGTACACTAACGATTATGGTTGGTGGAACAGAAGTGGCTTATCAAAAAGTTGCACCTATCTTTGATGTATTTTCTGGTAAAGTAAAGCTACAAGGGGCAGCTGGAAGTGGACAACATACAAAAATGGCAAATCAGATTATGATTGCTGGCACAATGACAGGGATGACTGAGCTTTTAGTTTATGCCAATGCTGCCGGTTTAGATTTGGAAAGTGTGCTAGATACTGTTGGTGGAGGAAGCGCTCAAAATTGGTCATTGACTAACTACGCTCCTCGGATTTTACGAGAAGATTTCACTGCTGGTTTTTTTGTGAAGCATTTTGTCAAAGATCTAAAAATTGCTTTGGATGAAGCAGCAAAAATGGAGATTCAATTACCAGGAACAACGTTAGCAAAAGATCTTTATGAGAAATTAGAAAATCAAGGTCAAGGGAATGATGGTACGCAAGCGCTGATTAAACTATGGTGGCCTGATGGTAATAAGCCAGTAAAAGAAGAGTGA
- a CDS encoding lysylphosphatidylglycerol synthase transmembrane domain-containing protein, with amino-acid sequence MDRKNKWALGVILVIGLGIFAWEFRKLSFAQVWRELINLNWIWLLIALSCMLIHWGIEAKILQGLLQRHNSSYSFINAYRIPLIEHLFNAITPFSSGGQPAQLMALKKTGVDFGVGGSVLLMKFVVYQGMIVLNFVSCVLFGYQALSNQLSKLSTFVLIGLVVNIGVISLLLLITFKAVWLKKIIHWVAGFLTKFIATEKIMKIEISLLEKVDSFYEESLYIRSQRSLLIKTSLLTFIQLIFYFVVPYFILRSLGISEINILTIISLHAFIILIVSLFPLPGGAGGAEYSFTLLFGSFILSPEKLVIALILWRLITHYTGIFMGIAALSIQSPKSKTTT; translated from the coding sequence ATGGATAGAAAGAACAAATGGGCGTTAGGAGTCATCTTAGTTATTGGACTCGGCATATTTGCCTGGGAATTTAGAAAACTATCATTTGCACAAGTTTGGCGTGAATTAATTAATTTAAATTGGATCTGGTTATTGATTGCACTATCTTGTATGCTGATTCATTGGGGAATCGAAGCAAAAATTCTTCAAGGGTTATTGCAACGGCATAATTCAAGTTATAGTTTTATTAACGCGTATCGAATTCCTTTGATTGAACATCTATTTAATGCGATTACACCATTCTCTAGTGGTGGACAACCTGCGCAACTAATGGCGCTGAAGAAAACAGGTGTAGATTTTGGTGTTGGTGGTTCAGTTTTATTGATGAAGTTTGTTGTTTATCAAGGAATGATTGTATTAAACTTTGTTAGTTGTGTCTTATTTGGGTATCAAGCCTTAAGTAATCAACTATCTAAACTATCCACATTTGTATTAATTGGATTAGTAGTCAATATTGGTGTGATTTCGTTATTACTTTTAATCACCTTTAAAGCAGTTTGGTTGAAGAAAATCATTCATTGGGTTGCCGGATTCCTAACTAAATTTATTGCTACAGAAAAAATAATGAAAATTGAAATCTCTCTTTTAGAAAAAGTTGATTCTTTTTATGAAGAAAGCTTATATATTCGTAGCCAACGTTCTTTATTGATTAAAACTAGTCTTTTAACATTTATACAATTGATTTTTTATTTCGTTGTCCCTTATTTTATTCTTAGAAGTTTAGGGATTAGTGAGATTAATATTTTAACAATTATTAGTTTACATGCGTTTATTATTTTAATTGTATCACTGTTTCCTTTACCAGGAGGAGCAGGGGGAGCAGAATATAGTTTTACTTTACTATTTGGTAGCTTTATTTTGAGTCCTGAAAAATTAGTTATTGCATTAATTTTGTGGCGTTTAATTACTCATTATACAGGCATTTTCATGGGAATTGCAGCATTGAGCATTCAAAGTCCAAAATCAAAGACAACAACTTAA
- a CDS encoding glycosyltransferase family 4 protein yields MIKVNMFSSADKVKGQGVGSAYLELIRLLKERANDEIEITINKYGKTQLSHYHTIDPQFYLTTFFKKRFGRRIGYVHFVPNTLKESIKLPKIFEKILYRYVVSFYKRMDHLVVVNPSFIPELVALGISEEKITYIPNFVAKSTFFAYSPEKIVELRKQHAIEDGQFVVFGAGQVQERKGVFDFAKLAEEMPDIKFIWAGGFSFGKITDGYERYKKLMDHPPKNLDFVGIIDRDQMVDYYNLTDVFLLPSYNELFPMCILEAFSTETPVLLRDLPLYRPVIDGYYAACEDREAMLREIRNLKENPANYQALKEQAIVGNNYYSEERLNTIWIDFYQKQALEGGNRWIERTNGR; encoded by the coding sequence ATGATTAAAGTTAACATGTTTTCATCCGCAGATAAAGTGAAAGGACAAGGTGTAGGGAGCGCTTATTTAGAACTAATTCGTTTACTAAAAGAGCGAGCAAATGATGAGATTGAGATTACCATTAACAAATATGGAAAAACTCAACTTAGTCACTACCACACGATTGATCCACAGTTTTATCTAACCACTTTTTTTAAAAAGCGTTTTGGACGTCGAATTGGCTATGTACATTTTGTTCCCAATACACTAAAAGAAAGTATTAAATTACCAAAGATTTTTGAAAAAATACTCTATCGCTATGTAGTATCCTTCTATAAACGGATGGATCATTTAGTAGTAGTAAACCCTAGTTTTATTCCTGAGCTAGTGGCACTAGGAATTTCAGAAGAAAAAATCACTTATATTCCTAATTTTGTAGCAAAATCAACATTTTTTGCATATTCTCCAGAAAAAATTGTTGAGTTACGTAAACAGCATGCCATTGAAGATGGGCAATTTGTTGTATTTGGTGCTGGACAAGTTCAAGAACGTAAAGGTGTTTTTGACTTTGCAAAATTAGCAGAAGAAATGCCTGATATTAAATTTATTTGGGCCGGTGGTTTTTCGTTTGGAAAAATTACAGATGGATATGAACGCTATAAAAAATTAATGGATCATCCACCTAAAAATCTAGATTTTGTTGGAATTATTGATCGTGATCAAATGGTTGATTATTATAATTTAACAGATGTTTTCTTATTGCCATCTTATAATGAATTGTTTCCAATGTGTATTTTAGAAGCTTTTTCAACAGAAACACCAGTGTTATTAAGAGATTTACCTTTATATCGCCCTGTAATCGATGGCTACTATGCAGCCTGTGAAGATCGTGAAGCAATGCTGAGAGAAATCAGAAATTTAAAAGAGAATCCAGCAAATTATCAAGCGTTAAAAGAACAAGCTATTGTCGGGAATAACTACTATTCAGAAGAACGCTTAAACACGATCTGGATTGATTTTTATCAAAAGCAAGCTCTTGAGGGAGGGAATAGATGGATAGAAAGAACAAATGGGCGTTAG
- a CDS encoding glycosyltransferase family 4 protein, producing MNIGIFTDTYFPQVSGVATSIRTLKEELNSKGHHVTIFTTTDPKADLTENHIIRLTSIPLYSFKDRRIAIGGTSLALKKAKELNLDIIHTHTEFSLGFIGKHVAEHLDIPLVHTYHTMYEDYLHYIAKGKILRPNHVKLLSRYFCNQTVGVIAPSERVLNQLEEYGVEEDIQIIPTGVKLNQFKSVDSKRNIRKELDLTENQPVILSLSRLSKEKNTEAILLAMPELLIKEPQLQLVIVGKGPRRETLEKLAQELKIQEHIYFLGEKPSEEVANYYQMADLFVSASESESQGLTYIEAIASGTNIVAKENAYTRELVKENQFGALFMEDKDLARTILEALANVKRQNNMVGERNQLLSDISSQTFGERVIRFYEDSGQRYQLEVTEYVKSAK from the coding sequence ATGAATATTGGTATATTTACGGATACGTATTTTCCACAAGTAAGTGGGGTTGCAACATCAATTAGAACTTTAAAAGAAGAATTGAATTCAAAAGGGCATCATGTAACAATCTTTACTACCACTGATCCTAAAGCGGATTTAACAGAAAATCATATTATTCGTTTAACAAGTATTCCATTGTATTCTTTTAAAGATCGTCGAATTGCTATTGGCGGCACTTCTTTAGCTTTGAAAAAAGCAAAAGAATTGAATTTGGATATTATTCATACTCATACAGAATTTAGTTTAGGCTTTATTGGAAAGCACGTTGCTGAACACTTGGATATCCCTTTAGTTCACACGTACCATACAATGTATGAAGATTATTTACATTATATTGCAAAAGGAAAAATTTTGCGTCCTAATCATGTGAAATTACTGTCGCGCTATTTCTGTAATCAAACAGTTGGCGTAATTGCACCAAGTGAAAGAGTATTAAACCAACTTGAAGAATATGGTGTAGAAGAAGATATACAAATTATTCCAACTGGTGTAAAATTAAACCAATTTAAATCAGTGGATTCCAAAAGAAATATCCGTAAGGAATTAGATTTAACTGAAAATCAGCCAGTTATTCTTTCGCTAAGTCGTTTATCAAAAGAAAAAAATACTGAAGCTATTTTGTTAGCAATGCCAGAATTACTCATAAAAGAGCCACAACTTCAATTGGTTATTGTTGGTAAGGGTCCGCGAAGAGAAACATTGGAGAAGCTAGCTCAAGAGTTAAAAATTCAGGAACATATTTATTTTCTTGGAGAAAAACCTAGTGAAGAAGTAGCGAATTATTATCAAATGGCTGATTTATTTGTTAGTGCTTCTGAATCAGAGTCACAGGGGCTAACATATATAGAGGCAATTGCTAGTGGAACCAATATTGTTGCTAAAGAAAATGCTTATACTCGTGAGTTGGTTAAAGAGAATCAGTTTGGAGCATTATTTATGGAAGACAAAGATTTGGCTAGAACTATTTTAGAAGCATTAGCAAATGTAAAAAGACAAAATAATATGGTTGGGGAACGTAACCAACTTCTATCAGATATCTCATCCCAAACTTTTGGAGAGCGTGTTATTCGCTTTTATGAAGACAGTGGTCAACGGTATCAGTTAGAAGTGACTGAATATGTCAAAAGTGCAAAATAA
- the ptsP gene encoding phosphoenolpyruvate--protein phosphotransferase: protein MVEMLKGIAASDGVAIAKVYMLIEPDLSFNKITVEDSASENERLAKALDKAKQELELIRKKAAESLGEKEAQVFDAHLMVLSDPELIGNIESNIKDNKVNAESGLKDVTDMFIGMFEGMEDNPYMQERAADIKDVTKRVMSHLLGVKLPNPSMIDEEVIVVAHDLTPSDTAQLNRQFVKAFVTDIGGRTSHSAIMARSLEIPAIVGTKEITAKVKENDMLIVDGLKGDVLIHPEATDVTKYEKIAADFAAQKAEWDKLKNEKTLTADGKHIELAANIGTPKDLVGVKNNGGEAVGLYRTEFLYMDSPDFPTEDDQYEAYKAVLEGMEGKAVVVRTMDIGGDKELPYLTLPHEMNPFLGYRAIRICLAQPDMFRTQLRALLRASVHGQLRIMFPMIATLGEFRQAKGMLLEEKEKLVKDGVAVSNDIEVGIMIEIPAAAVIADKFAKEVDFFSIGTNDLIQYTMAADRMNERVSYLYQPYNPSILRLIKNVIDASHKEGKWTGMCGEMAGDQTAVPLLMGLGLDEFSMSASSILKTRSLMKRLDTTKMAELAEKAINDCDTAEEVVALVESYTK, encoded by the coding sequence ATGGTTGAAATGTTAAAGGGGATTGCAGCAAGTGATGGCGTAGCTATTGCTAAAGTTTATATGCTAATTGAACCCGATTTATCATTCAACAAAATTACAGTTGAGGACTCTGCTTCAGAAAATGAACGTCTTGCAAAAGCATTAGATAAAGCAAAACAAGAACTTGAATTGATCCGTAAAAAAGCTGCTGAAAGCTTAGGTGAAAAAGAAGCTCAAGTATTTGATGCCCACTTAATGGTTCTTTCTGATCCAGAATTAATCGGGAACATTGAAAGCAACATCAAAGACAATAAAGTAAATGCTGAAAGTGGCTTAAAAGACGTTACGGATATGTTTATCGGTATGTTTGAAGGCATGGAAGATAATCCTTACATGCAAGAACGTGCAGCTGATATTAAAGATGTTACAAAACGTGTAATGAGTCATCTATTAGGTGTGAAATTACCAAATCCTTCAATGATTGATGAAGAAGTAATCGTTGTTGCTCATGACTTGACACCAAGTGATACAGCACAATTAAATCGTCAATTTGTTAAGGCTTTTGTAACCGATATTGGTGGACGTACATCGCATTCAGCTATCATGGCTCGTTCTCTTGAAATTCCAGCAATCGTTGGAACAAAAGAAATTACAGCTAAAGTTAAAGAAAATGATATGCTAATTGTTGATGGCCTTAAGGGAGATGTTTTAATTCACCCTGAAGCTACTGATGTAACAAAATATGAAAAAATTGCAGCCGATTTCGCAGCTCAAAAAGCTGAATGGGATAAGCTGAAAAATGAAAAAACGCTAACTGCTGATGGAAAACACATTGAGCTAGCTGCTAATATTGGAACACCTAAAGATTTAGTTGGTGTGAAAAATAATGGTGGAGAAGCTGTTGGTTTATACAGAACTGAATTCTTATATATGGATTCTCCTGATTTTCCGACAGAAGATGATCAATATGAAGCTTATAAAGCTGTTCTTGAAGGTATGGAAGGCAAAGCAGTTGTTGTTCGGACGATGGACATTGGTGGAGATAAAGAGTTACCATATTTAACTTTACCACATGAAATGAATCCGTTCCTAGGCTACCGTGCAATTCGTATTTGTTTAGCGCAACCAGATATGTTTAGAACTCAATTACGGGCCTTGTTACGTGCTTCTGTTCATGGACAATTACGCATTATGTTCCCTATGATTGCTACACTTGGCGAATTCCGTCAAGCAAAAGGCATGTTACTTGAAGAAAAAGAAAAATTAGTTAAAGATGGCGTTGCAGTTTCAAACGATATCGAAGTTGGTATTATGATTGAAATTCCAGCAGCAGCAGTAATTGCTGACAAATTTGCTAAAGAAGTTGATTTCTTCAGTATCGGAACAAATGATTTGATTCAATATACAATGGCAGCAGATCGTATGAATGAACGCGTTTCATACTTATACCAACCATATAATCCATCAATTTTACGTTTAATTAAAAATGTAATTGATGCTTCTCACAAAGAAGGTAAATGGACGGGTATGTGTGGTGAAATGGCTGGAGATCAAACGGCAGTACCATTGTTAATGGGTCTAGGCTTAGATGAATTCTCTATGAGTGCTTCAAGTATCTTGAAAACTCGTAGTTTAATGAAACGTCTAGATACAACAAAAATGGCTGAATTAGCAGAAAAAGCAATCAATGATTGTGATACTGCTGAAGAAGTTGTTGCATTAGTTGAATCTTACACTAAATAA
- a CDS encoding phosphocarrier protein HPr, whose translation MEKREFHVVADTGIHARPATLLVQTASKFNSDINLEYKGKSVNLKSIMGVMSLGVGQGADVVITAEGADEADAIAGIVETMKKEGLAE comes from the coding sequence ATGGAAAAACGCGAATTTCATGTAGTAGCAGATACAGGGATCCATGCACGCCCAGCTACATTATTAGTGCAAACAGCAAGCAAATTTAACTCAGATATCAATTTAGAATACAAAGGTAAATCTGTAAACTTAAAATCTATCATGGGAGTTATGTCATTAGGCGTTGGCCAAGGTGCTGATGTTGTCATTACTGCTGAAGGTGCTGACGAAGCTGATGCTATCGCTGGAATCGTAGAAACAATGAAGAAAGAAGGCTTAGCTGAATAA
- a CDS encoding ATP-dependent Clp protease ATP-binding subunit, with translation MLCQNCNQYDATIHLYTSMNGQRGQIDLCQNCYQELKAAKERGDLKMNRPSSPDPFGLGGLDDLFKSLQGNQPAQGQPHSQNLPPTQTGGGNGGGRRPNGSQGGLLGEYGTNLTDLAKQGSIDPVIGRDHEIQRVIEILNRRTKNNPVLIGEPGVGKTAVVEGLAQKIIEGNVPQKLMDKEVIRLDVASLVQGTGIRGQFEERMQQLMAELKKNPQIILFVDEVHEIVGAGSAEGSMDAGNMLKPALARGELQMVGATTLKEYRTIEKDAALERRMQPVRVDEPTQEETITILKGIQKKYEDYHQVSYTDEAIKSAVTLSSRYIQDRFLPDKAIDLLDESGSKKNLTIQTVDPKIIEDKLAEAAAQKQAALQQEDYEKAAFYRDQATKLAAMRDQQQPETEKPIVTEKDMEQIIEMKTNIPVGDIKEKEQTQLRNIADDLMKHVIGQNEAIEKVSKAIRRNRIGLNKKNRPIGSFLFVGPTGVGKTELAKQLAVELFGTEDSIIRFDMSEYMEKHSVAKLIGSPPGYVGYDEAGQLTEKVRRNPYSILLLDEIEKAHPDVMHMFLQILDDGRLTDAQGRTVSFKDTIIIMTSNAGTGNVEANVGFAATNSSKQSSVLNQLTDFFKPEFINRFDAIVEFNQLDKVHLIEIVDLMLQDVNTMLVDQGISIDVDQSAKEKLVELGYDPKMGARPLRRVIQEQIEDKIADFYLDHPEIKILTATLDDANEIKVLAKEIDAPTSEVVLTKTADEE, from the coding sequence ATGTTATGTCAAAACTGTAATCAATACGATGCAACAATTCATTTATATACAAGTATGAACGGCCAACGAGGACAAATTGATTTGTGCCAAAATTGCTATCAAGAATTAAAAGCTGCTAAAGAACGTGGCGATTTAAAAATGAACCGCCCTAGTTCGCCAGATCCTTTTGGACTTGGTGGTTTAGATGATTTATTTAAATCATTGCAAGGGAATCAACCCGCTCAAGGTCAGCCACATTCACAAAATTTACCTCCAACTCAAACTGGTGGTGGAAATGGTGGAGGTCGACGACCAAATGGTAGTCAAGGCGGCTTATTGGGAGAATATGGTACCAACTTAACTGATTTAGCCAAACAAGGAAGTATCGATCCAGTTATTGGACGCGATCATGAAATTCAACGTGTGATTGAAATACTAAATCGCCGAACTAAAAATAATCCTGTTCTAATTGGAGAACCGGGAGTTGGTAAAACTGCTGTCGTTGAAGGATTAGCTCAAAAAATTATTGAAGGCAATGTTCCTCAAAAACTAATGGATAAAGAAGTAATTCGTTTAGATGTTGCTAGCCTAGTTCAAGGTACTGGAATTCGTGGTCAATTTGAAGAACGTATGCAACAATTAATGGCCGAATTGAAAAAGAATCCTCAAATCATCCTCTTTGTTGATGAAGTTCATGAAATCGTAGGTGCTGGTAGTGCTGAGGGTAGTATGGATGCAGGCAATATGTTAAAACCTGCCTTAGCTCGTGGAGAATTGCAAATGGTTGGTGCAACCACTCTTAAAGAGTACCGTACTATTGAAAAAGATGCAGCCTTAGAACGTCGGATGCAACCTGTTCGAGTTGATGAACCTACTCAAGAAGAAACGATTACTATTCTTAAAGGAATTCAAAAAAAATATGAAGATTATCACCAAGTTAGCTATACAGATGAAGCCATTAAAAGTGCTGTAACTCTATCTAGTCGGTACATTCAGGATCGTTTCTTGCCAGATAAGGCAATTGATCTACTTGACGAATCTGGTTCTAAGAAAAATTTGACGATTCAAACAGTTGATCCTAAAATTATTGAAGACAAACTAGCCGAAGCTGCTGCTCAAAAACAAGCCGCTCTTCAGCAAGAAGACTATGAAAAAGCAGCTTTTTATCGAGACCAAGCAACTAAACTAGCTGCTATGCGCGATCAGCAACAACCTGAAACAGAAAAACCAATCGTTACTGAAAAAGATATGGAACAAATCATTGAGATGAAAACCAATATTCCAGTTGGGGATATTAAAGAAAAAGAACAAACTCAACTGCGTAATATTGCTGATGATCTAATGAAACATGTGATTGGACAAAATGAAGCCATTGAAAAAGTTTCTAAAGCTATTCGTCGTAATCGAATTGGACTAAATAAAAAGAATCGTCCAATTGGATCCTTCTTATTTGTTGGACCAACCGGTGTTGGAAAAACTGAATTAGCGAAACAACTAGCAGTTGAATTATTTGGAACTGAGGATTCTATTATTCGATTTGATATGAGTGAGTATATGGAAAAACACAGTGTTGCTAAATTAATTGGTTCCCCTCCTGGTTATGTTGGCTATGATGAAGCTGGACAGTTAACAGAGAAAGTCCGTCGAAATCCGTATAGCATTCTTTTATTAGATGAAATTGAAAAAGCTCATCCAGATGTAATGCATATGTTCTTACAGATTTTAGATGATGGACGCCTAACAGATGCTCAAGGACGTACAGTTAGTTTCAAAGATACGATTATTATTATGACTAGTAATGCGGGTACTGGAAATGTTGAGGCTAACGTTGGTTTTGCTGCTACAAATAGTTCTAAACAAAGTTCCGTGCTCAACCAACTAACAGACTTTTTCAAGCCTGAATTTATTAATCGTTTTGATGCGATTGTTGAATTCAATCAATTAGATAAAGTTCATTTAATTGAAATCGTTGATTTAATGTTACAAGATGTGAATACAATGTTAGTCGATCAAGGGATTTCAATTGATGTGGATCAAAGTGCAAAAGAAAAATTAGTTGAACTTGGGTATGATCCTAAGATGGGAGCTAGACCTTTACGTCGAGTGATTCAAGAACAAATAGAAGACAAGATTGCTGACTTCTATCTTGACCATCCAGAGATTAAGATTTTAACTGCAACATTGGATGATGCCAATGAAATCAAAGTTTTAGCAAAAGAGATAGATGCACCTACTTCTGAAGTCGTTTTAACTAAAACAGCTGACGAAGAATAA
- a CDS encoding TrkH family potassium uptake protein, giving the protein MLRKLAGRFSSIQMIVIFYFIAVMIAAILLALPIFRMPGSSLSFLDLMFTAVSTISVTGLTTIDLGTTYNRGGIGLLMVLFQLGSLGIMMISTSFFILSKRKISLKQRQLIMADMNQPNLSGIVRLIRDALAIIVWFQIVGGFILSIYFLRFYSVKDAFFFGFYNAVSAVTNSGADITGTSLMDFSQDYFVQTIIMLLIVVGGIGFPVLIEIKAFIKYKKKRHDLPFRFSLFAKISMWAFLILFVVGSILIWLLEMNSFFKGMNFTESAFYSMFFSISTRNAGLLTTPLGNFSDGTLLLFSSLMFVGASPSSVGGGIRTTTLAIVVLYLFSFIRSRENINIFGRRIHNDDIKKSIVVLNLSIALCFFSVLVLSVTEKHSLISIVLEVASAFGTTGLSLGITPSLSIFGKIMIMLLMFIGRVGMLYMLMLLVPKEKEDLNYLYPTEKIITG; this is encoded by the coding sequence ATGCTGCGAAAATTGGCTGGTCGATTTTCTTCGATTCAAATGATTGTCATTTTTTACTTTATTGCAGTGATGATTGCTGCAATTTTATTAGCTTTACCCATTTTTCGGATGCCTGGAAGTTCGTTATCTTTTTTAGATTTGATGTTTACTGCTGTCAGTACAATTAGTGTAACAGGGTTAACCACAATTGATTTAGGAACTACTTATAATCGTGGTGGTATAGGCCTGTTGATGGTTTTATTTCAACTAGGCAGCTTAGGTATTATGATGATTTCAACTTCATTTTTTATTTTATCAAAACGTAAGATTTCGTTAAAACAAAGACAATTAATTATGGCTGATATGAACCAACCTAACTTAAGTGGTATTGTTCGATTAATTCGCGATGCATTAGCGATTATTGTCTGGTTTCAGATTGTGGGAGGTTTTATTTTAAGTATTTATTTTTTACGTTTTTACTCTGTAAAAGATGCTTTCTTTTTTGGATTTTACAATGCTGTGTCAGCAGTAACTAACTCAGGAGCAGATATTACAGGAACATCATTAATGGATTTCTCCCAAGATTATTTTGTCCAAACGATTATCATGTTATTGATTGTTGTTGGTGGAATTGGATTTCCTGTCTTAATTGAAATTAAAGCTTTTATCAAGTATAAAAAGAAACGACATGATTTACCGTTTCGTTTTTCCTTATTTGCTAAAATATCGATGTGGGCTTTCTTGATTTTATTTGTAGTTGGTAGCATCTTGATTTGGTTGTTGGAAATGAATAGCTTTTTTAAAGGAATGAATTTTACAGAAAGTGCATTTTATTCAATGTTCTTTTCAATTAGTACAAGAAATGCCGGATTGTTAACAACGCCATTAGGTAATTTCAGTGATGGAACACTATTATTATTCTCATCCTTGATGTTTGTGGGAGCCAGTCCCAGCTCGGTAGGTGGTGGGATTCGGACGACTACTTTGGCAATTGTCGTACTGTATTTGTTCTCATTTATTAGAAGTCGTGAAAATATCAATATTTTTGGTCGCCGTATTCATAATGACGATATAAAGAAATCAATTGTCGTCTTAAATTTATCCATTGCTTTATGTTTTTTCAGCGTATTAGTCTTAAGTGTCACGGAAAAACATAGTTTGATTTCGATTGTTCTAGAAGTTGCTTCGGCATTTGGAACAACAGGTTTATCCCTAGGAATTACTCCTAGTTTATCAATTTTTGGCAAAATTATGATTATGCTTTTAATGTTTATTGGTCGGGTAGGGATGTTATATATGCTGATGCTACTTGTACCAAAAGAAAAAGAGGATTTAAATTATTTATACCCAACAGAAAAAATTATTACAGGATAA
- a CDS encoding DUF1827 family protein — MKLIDVTNSHSALVTEQLGNTDAVFIKVYSLGQTTIIYSGAATHKDVILTNKMRNIKNNEVSFAISDILETTPDNVDILKAPNLVEISVNL, encoded by the coding sequence ATGAAATTAATCGATGTAACTAATAGTCATTCTGCTTTAGTCACAGAACAGTTAGGAAACACAGATGCAGTCTTTATCAAAGTCTATTCCTTAGGTCAAACAACCATTATTTATTCAGGAGCTGCTACTCATAAAGATGTTATTTTAACAAATAAAATGCGCAATATTAAAAACAATGAAGTCAGTTTTGCAATCTCCGATATTTTAGAAACTACTCCGGATAATGTTGATATTCTGAAAGCACCTAATTTAGTTGAAATCTCTGTTAATTTATAA